Sequence from the Drosophila innubila isolate TH190305 chromosome 3L unlocalized genomic scaffold, UK_Dinn_1.0 0_D_3L, whole genome shotgun sequence genome:
gtTGGTGCTTTGCAGCCCCATTTTAGGAGTTATGAGTTGTTGTGCAATGTGTTGCGAGACGTGTTCTGATTACGACCCAGGGGATTGATTGTTTAAGTATGCAGCATTTAAGATGTTCAGAGATTCATCCCAGTTTCCAATCAAAGAGATTGCACAACGAATTTATTGCTTAAatgctatgtaaataaataaaatgtttatatttaaatactttttataatacgcttttttatttgatgGTAATTAGGTAAGCTGACAAAATCAACACTAAGTTTAAAGTATGCGGTTGCTTATACATCATTAACAAaaggtttttgttttaaaaaaatatgaaatgcaaaaacataacaaaaccctttcgttttaattttaattttttttttaaatgaccTGGATTCGAAGAACAACTAAAAAACCAGGCATTCTTCATGCCTggataatattttcttaaagttcTTTATAGCAGGGCAGCACTGGCTTCTTGTCGTGGTTATGCTTTTTGACCTAtagtgaatatttttttactgaaTATTGTTAATGATAATTGTAAGGTGATAGGAAGAACTTATAAGTTCAAAGCATGCGGCTGCTTAGACTTCATTTATAAAAGtactattttttaagtatgaaagaaaaaaaaaacagtaaatACTTTCcgttttaaaactaaaaatttacagctttttttaaatgaaaaatgactAGTAAACCAAGCATATTTAAGGATAGGAGCTTAGTAAACTTCTTATTAGCAGGAATTATATTGTcggtttgcttttgttgtgctCTGTTATGGCTTTGCTGTAGCATTTTAGGACAATTGACTTGTTGTTCAATGTGTGATGATTCCGAAACTGAGGATTGAATGTTCATGGTATTAAGCATTTATGATATTCGGAGACCGCATCATTAAAACAAGACCTTTTGATTTTAATGGACTTCTAAACAAACAGATGTCACAAAAAAAAGTCGTATTTAAATTCTACGtgactaaataaaattaatatgtaaatacttATCCAACACTGCTTTTTTACTCGGCAATTATGACTGATAATTATTAGGTTAACTAGTTATTAGGTTAACAAGCTAGACTAAGGACATTGCAGCGTATGAATTCTAACCAGGGTATCAAACCGATACATGTATCAGTTTCAATTTTCGAGTGTAAGTAGTAGAATTATTGACACGCTTTAATGAGTTTAAATGAGTTTGCAATGCATTTGTGTATCTAATGTGTGAAATTGGCGAAGTTCCTTTCATCTTTTTTAGCACATGAAAATAGTATTAAATACTCAAAGTATTCGATTTATTGACTTATAATATGCTTTTGTATTCATGTCATTAATCGATCCagattcaagaaaaaaaagatgtgTTAGGGAtcaccaaattttaaaatgagttCTATACTTATGTTCGCAGCCGTTATTTTAACGGTTGTGTTATTAATGGCCCTTATTTTAGTTCTGTTAATAATGCTTTTTTGTGGATCCGATCAGCTTACATTGAAAacgctttgttgttgtggtaccAGTGATACTGTAAATGAAGAAGATGATATGTTTAATGATTAACAAGTAAGAAATGCATGTTTTCAGtctagatttatttatatatcaatCATAATCGAAATTATAGAAATCCATCACCccgttgttattattatattggcAATGGTATTTACagtcttatttttttcaattgtttttgcttctgTTACAATAGAATCCTATGTGCTTGCTGTCGTAATAGACGTGATACGAGTTTTTCAAAGGATCACGGAAGCCGTAACTCCAAAACTTTCCATGTCGATAACTCTTCTTCTTGTCGGGCTGTCGTCAACTATCTTGGAAAGCCAGTAATACATTGTTTTATTAAGATTAAccttacaaaataataagcgtaaatattttctaaaggATTTCAGAATATATGTTAACTTGCTGTAAGGCCAGTTTTCCCAATATTTGTTACTTGTGCATCCTGTTTTGAAGAAGAATAGAAGATGTCCGGACTCGAAATCATTAAAATCTTTTTCGGAATGAAAAGTGAACTAAGACAATGActtgaatgaaaatgaaaagcaatatGTCAAAGGAAGAAGATGTCAAGGACAATGTTTTggaacagcaaaagcaaagtttGTCGCGGATGTCAATTAGTGTGTCGATAATAAGGATGGGACATCTAGAACACtatataatatgaaataacTTTTTGAAACTACAAAGTCGTGTAAATCCTATGTAATAGTACAAATGTAcatgtacacatacatatatagatacatatgtatatctgtatttgtgtacgcatgtttgtatgtacatatatatgtatgtgtacctGTGTACATCCCATTTCCAAGTTTTCACcgccataaataaataataataaaaaaaaccgaaagCATTGCGAAATGGCTGAGCTTGCGACTGCACTTAATTGAATTACAATTAATGATATTGCATAACAGTATATTCTGTAAATATCTGTATATTAAGCATTTATATCAAAGACGCTTTTCATTTTGGGAAAGTTGCCGTTGGCAAGTTATATTAGTTACAATTTGTGATGGTTATTATCAAAAGATGGAAGAAAAAATAACAGCCAGACACACATACTCAGTTACAAAACtttcaaagttgttgttgttgtgttgacTTTTCTCTTTGGTAAATGCAAGAAATTTGAAGCCAATTGTCGTCGCGGCCGTGCAGAAAAAGTGTTACCACTGTTGCCTCCATTCGAATAGttgtatacgagtatataaataaaattaatagtaacaattgaaacaaatgTCGCACTTACGACGCGCAACAATAAAAAGACACAGTTGtcaattttgttattgcaatCACTGTCCACGCAGGTGTCATTGGCGGTTGCCcgccgcacagtggggcagaacCATTCTTGCAGTATCCAGACAAGCTGTCAATGTAAAATGAATAGATGATGTTAGTGTGAATCTTCTGtgtttatattgtatatatttttattattacagctaaataaatacataagtatttaGTATAGGCTAAAagcaattttccaaattttctagcactcgaaaattgaaaaatttgcacATGAAACCACTGTGCAACGGCCGCCGTTTGGTCACAATTTTCAGCGAAAGTAACTAAACGAGTTCCAATGCCAATTGTGatgtacttttatttttgtgcttaaCAACTATACATTAACTGTCGTAATACTTGGATATTgccaaaaagaaattaaaactcTGGCATTGCGCGTAGAATTTAAGATTCAGAGAaagtataaagaaaaaaccCTTAACAATTTGTGCCAGATCTCACACAGTTTGCCTTGAAGTTTGAGAATAGCAAAATTCGTTagtctaaaaatgttttgaaattcaCGTAGAGCAAAAAAATTTCGTTGCAGTTTTTGAATACGTTTGGTTGATGTTCGTTTTGCGCGCGCCCAATGCATGTTGCTTTAGCGTTATCGATTACAACACAATACAACCGTGCGTACACAAACAACTGATGACCAACACTGCTGACAgcgagcgtgtgtgtgtgtgtgagagtttGAAGACAATGGCTGCGGCTGCGGACGGTGCTGTTCCTACCCTTGCAAGTAAATATCTGACGAATAATATCCAATAAATTTAGTAAAACATGCTAgttgaatatatttacattatcAGCGATATGTTTGCAACAGTTTGACACGCAGTCTTTGCGTTATCAATGCGATTTTTGTTCAGATCGAAGCAAAccgcgtgtgtgtgttggttactcattttttttcttttgcttttgcttctctATTTTGCAGTTCGCTCTAGCGTGGCTGTTGAGCTGTGGTCGTCAGCTGGTGCAAAACAGCCATACGAACACAAGCCCAATTTGCCGCGAGAGGAGACGAAAAGCTCACGTTCGATCTGCTTTAGTCCGGATGGACGTTACTTTGCCTACTCGAATGGCATTGAGGTGAAGGTGCTCCATGTGCCGGCTTCCAACACTGGCAATGCCAATTGGCCCGTGCAGTGTCAACTGCCGCGTCCCAAGGCCTTCTATCTCCAGTTCTCACCGCGTGGCACTTATCTGTGCACCTGGGAACATTATGCCATTACCAAGGATCGTCCGGAGGGTGCTGCCAATTTGCTCGTTTACGATGTCGCCACTGGCAATGAGGTCTTTGCCATTGTACAGAAGAATCAAACGGATTGGCAGCCCTCGTGGTCATCAGACGAATCGATCTTTGCTTTGGTTGTAGGCGGCGAGGCACTGTTCTATGACTTGGCTGCCGGAGCAGTTGAAGGCTTTGCTAGCCCATCCCGTAAAATTGGCGGCAGCCGTGGCGGTATGCTATCTCTCGGTCCGGGCAGTTGTCCACcgtatttggcattttatacGCCTGGTGCCAAGGGCGCACCGTCCATGTGTAAGCTCTACAAGTATCCGGCTCTGGGACAGAATCAAACAGTCGCCTGTAAAAGTTTCTTCCAAGCGGATCGCGTTGACATGCTATGGAACAAGCGCGGTAGTGGACTTTTACTGTTGACCAGTACCGAGGTGGACAAAAGCGGTGCTTCATACTATGGCAATCAGGCTGTCCATTTCATGGCCACCAAGGGGGATACATGCTCTGTGCCATTGTCGAAGGAGGGACCCGTGCATTGTGTCAAATGGAGTCCCAAGGCCAATGAGTTTGTTGTCGTCTATGGTTTTATGCCCTCGAAAGCGGCATTGTATAATCTCAAGTGCGATGTTGTCTTTGACTTTGGGGAGGGTCCCCGTAACTGTGCCTACTTCAATCCATTTGGTAACCTCATTGTGCTCGGTGGATTTGGCAATCTGCCTGGCGCCGTCGAAGTCTGGGATGTGAGCAAACGAGAGAAGATTGCTAATCTCAAGTGTGCAGATACCACGCACTTTGAATGGCATCCAAATGGCGAGTGGTTTGTTACCGCTACCACGGCTCCTCGGCTACGAATTAGCAATGGGTATAtagtcaatatttatatttaatttgttttgtttttaattgctaTTTTCCCCAAAACAGCTTCAAGATCTATCATTATTCGGGGGCATTGCTACATGAGACGTTGTGGCCACAAGGACAGGAGCTATTGGGCATTGAGTGGCAGCAGTATGCGGACAATACATTTGTCGAGCCAAAAATAACCAAGGCCAAACATGAAGGCATCAAGTCCAGTCAGCCGGAGGCCAGCAAGAAGGCCTACACACCGCCCCATCTGCGTTTGTTAAAGGAGGGCAAAAACCCGGAAAAATATTTGCCGCAGCCGACGGTGCCAGGActtccagcagcagcaccaggtAATAGCAGCAGGAAATTTTGGCATAGACAATATGACTTGGATAATCCGATAATGCGGCGATGCCAAAGCCAGGGTCAGTGCGAGCAGCAACAGGGCCAAGGTAGCCAGCTGATAGCGAGCATGACCAACAGCGGCTCCAGTGCCAGCTCATCGCGACCCAATCGACGCTATCGACCCTACCAGCATAGGCGctactaaaattataaagattCATCATTCCATTCCACTCATACAAAAACCCCAAAATGCATTCTGTAGGATTTTAGAGCACGTGGCTGTAAGTAAACAAAGTAAATTGCCTAAAACATTTCTATGGTTATTTAGGTGATACATTATGTACCCAGATGATAGTTCCTTTTCCTAACaacttgttaatttttcaaacattttattatccGACtctgacaaaacaaaaataagataatACAAAATAGTTGATAAGTAAAATGATTCTAGTTTTCAAAACTATGTAATATGGGCTAACAGAAAGATAGCATCTTTATTTTGATTAGAGCTTAAGTGGaaattgatcaatttttataatatttctattatactaaatattttgtttaataagtaCGTAACATGCAATATTTTAATCGTTATTTCTTATCTTTTGTCTTCAGGTGTGGGTGCAAATAAGAACAAGAAGAggaataacaacagcaacaaagcaaagggcaacaataacatcaacaacagcaacagcaaccacaagcGTGAAGCTGACGAAGCCACACCGCCAGATGCAGCTGCATCTGTAGCTGCAGCCGCTCCAACTGAgagccaacaacagcaacagcagcagcaatcgaCAGCAGGTGGATCAACAGTCACTATTGGTGAATCACCGCGTAGACAGGCGCCCAAGCAACGTCCGCTGCCaagacaccaacaacagcagcatcaactgGAGCAGCCAGTTGAGTTTGGCACACCACGTCATCATGCCAATTCCAATGGCAATGttgcatacaacaacaacagcggcggtggcggcggcaacaacaatagcgacAAGGATCGCAAAATACGTAGTGTTGCCAAGAAATTATCAGACATTAAGAAGCTCAAGTCACGTCAGAGTCAAGGCGAAACACTGgaattaaatcaattgaacaaaattgaaatggagGCCAGATATCTGGAGGAGCTCAAGGCGCTCAAATTGTCCGTCTAAATAGACAATAGACACATGCCATCAACTGTTAAATGTGTGATACAACAAAAGTAGCGAGTTTACTGCAAACAAGGACACGATACACTCAAAACTTGGTTATTTCTGGGCCCCTAATTGTGTACTTTCGAACTTCCTGTATATTAATTGctttataaatgaaatgttagTGCTGTTTTCTTTACGTGCgcaaatttttcaaagttaaacaaacaacaaaaaaaataacatttttctactattgtgatttttttaaatatatattttggaaccacaataataacaacaataaactcATTCATGTACCAAATTGTGCTAcacagtaaataaataatttcatgaaaaatactcgtaattatttatgtttccCAATTGGATTTCTTTTTGATAAACTCCTCTCGTCCATCTTCCTTAACAGCGACATAGTAGCCAAGATCCTCGTATTTGTGACGCATATACGCTATATAACCAAAGACTCCAGCAGCTGCCGCCAGTCCTATACccattataattttgttctaCAAAATaagatatgtaaatattatttttacaatgtaACAGAATTACTTTGCATTTCTTCGCACCGGTTTTGTATAAAGTTCAAAGTTTATCAGTCTGAAAACACTGGTGCTACGCATGGACCGTATACCTTCACCGggtttttgttttggattATCgctcattttatattatttaatatttgcaattaaagtttaaagaaCGCATTGCACAATTTTAGTAAACAAATCGCGTGTGCAGGCTATCGATAGCTTTAatcgataaatataaataacacttAACTGAACTAGtgttaatgaaaaaattaaaagggacataatatttttaaatataagacgTTGATATTCTCTTTGCATTTTGAACGATCTCAAAAgttaatatcaataaatattctatcgaattattgttaaattacttttttttttgtcaattttcagCACTATACAAAAAAGTGTGACctgattaatataaaattcaaatttagaaaattgcaaaaattaaatcaattggAGTTCTTCTAAGCGAGTTTTATGACTTTtgaaatgaatataattttaattatttcggTATATATTTCAGAACAGTTTGTGCCCACCTTAAAAGCATtatattccaaaaatatattccaTTACATGGATTTGTCAAAATAAGCGTTTTATGTTTCCCAGTTGGATGTCCTTTTAACAAATTCCTTGCTACCATCTTCTCTAAAGGCTAAATAATAACCAAGTCGCTCATACTTGTGACGCACATATGTGACGTAGCCAAGGAATCCGGCAGTAGCAGCTACGGTCAATCCCAGTAGAACTTTATTctacagaatatttttaaagtttataattgctttatttttgctttttacttGTTAACGTACCTGTGTCGTATTAAGTTCTGCCTGAATCCgcttaaatacattaaatggTAGACCGGCGTTATAATTTTGAGGTTGTTTGTCGCCCATAtttgttcaattaaattttgaaattttttttagatatagtGAACAATTGTAcgttttcatatgaaaaatatGCCGCAAGTGCGTAACatgaagtaaaaataaaagtttagttttgacagTATATTCGATGGTATTGTGATAGGCTCAAAAGAATTTAAGTGATCCAAAatgtttaatcaaatttatcaaatagTTTATTGTACCTACTTAGCGTGATTTTCTAaggcaatttttttaatatcgaaTTCATTGAACGCTCGTCACTCCAAATATAAACCTAAATTTATTAGCTAATTtgctaataattaaatataaatttgtatgtaataaaattccaaaataacTTATATTTGTCCAAATAAGACTGATTctgtaacttttatttaaaaaatcatatatatatataaataaaacgtaatattttgtttaaaattacagTGCATTGCACATGCACTTTATTTTGGTTAATAATGCAATGACCAAAATGTTACTTGAGCATAGTGTTCCAAAGTGTCATAGTGTTCCAAAGTGTCAGAATCACATGTTTTGACATAAAAAAACATCCGTTTTATGTTGGATTTTTTAATAGTTGCACTTgtactttaataaattgtatatataactttttgtacatatacataattaaatgtgTTGTATTTATGCAATTGTCGTACTATTTGTCTTTTGCTtaacacaaataataaatttacaaaatatagtatgttacgaaaataaaaaaaatatacaataaatgaTGCGCTGTTTGATATATACAAGAAAAGTTGCAGCCAGCCGCTTTACTCAAAGTCAAACTGATAGCCACGATCCACAAAGCTGAGACCCCGCTCGGAGCTAACGGGAAATTCGTCCATAAACATAATGTAATCCTTGTAGTCTGGTGAAGTTTTAAGTTCCtgcaatgcaaaatatttaagtaatttaaaaaaaaaataaacgtttCGACTGCACACCTTTAAATCAACATAATCCTCAAATCCACATAAAACATAGTAAAGAAGTAGAGGTCGAACAATCGTGAATCCACCACGTTGTTTAGTTGACTCTCGCTGCTTTAAAATGTTGAGTGCACGGTGCAGAAAATTGGGTGTCAACTCTCGACAGTAGGAGACATCAAGATGATGTAGATGTGGACACAATTCgatgaattttaaaagcatatCATCGCACAAATATGTCCAGTTTCGTAGACAGAGCATCTGTAGATTTGTCATGCATGTGTAGCGCTCTAGAAAATCAATGCCATGTGTCCAACTGCAAATTGCCAATCGTTTAAGTTTTCTATGCGACCATATGGGCAGATCTGCGTCCCAGCCAGGCTCCAGGGGCATGTAATAACCATCAACGGCAAATCCCACAATGTCCGGTGCCTTGCGCTCCATAATCTCATAGAATTCGCGCACTTCACGAATTTTATGATCGAAGGTATCAACACTAGCCAAAGGTGGTATGGACCACTCGGTGTCCAGTAGCACCACTAACTGTTTAAGTGCTGGTAGCTTCAACACATTTGGTAAAACCGATTTAAGGGTCGCAAgattaagctttaaaatgctGAGATTCTTAAGGTAGTCCACACAGTTGTTGAGACGCAGCTTGCTTATAACATCGTACATGCGAATGTCCAGCACTTTCAGATTAGGAAGCTGACtgtttaaagtaaataaagtacatatttaGTATGCAAGTATGTCCAGTGTATAATGTGGTTGACTCACCTGCAGATTTCATCGAGATATTCCTGTTGCAATTCATACGCCTTGTGTTGATCTTCGTACAAGTGCAGCTCCTCCAGATACCGAAAATTTGACAGGTAACGCCCCTGAATGGGCGTCGTGAGACGCAGTCTCAGCAAGTTTGGCATCATTTTAGCCATTTTATATATGCTACGATCCGATGGATAACAGTCCATGTCCTCGGGATCATAATAGAAGCTTGTCACATTGGGCAACACgtatatttgcatttcatCCAAGTCTCTCAACAATGTGCATAAACAGCTGGAGACATTCATGACCTTAATAAACGGACGCATTTGCCGTATAAAATAGCATAGGTCATCATAGTTGGGCAACAGTTCGCGCCACTTTTCCATATCCAGGTAATCGTAGGCATGAGAACTGCGCCAACGGTTCAAGCAGATCCATTGAAAGCGTTCACAAACTTTGGCAAAGGCAACCTCGCTGCGCAGATCCTGCAGTCTCTCGAATATACATTCTAGGCAatcattgtttaatttaaatatgtcgGCCGTTTCTTCAGTGGGCGTTGGGGGCGTGTTTGGGGCTGTTGACGGCTCTTCAGCCATGACTCCTGTAGAGACTATAAGAACATTCTAGTTGAAATATCGCTAGTTTTCAGTTGAACACTTAAAATTACCCAAATTAGACTTTATCCACACGCAGATGCTCTTTCGCGATAATTGATTTGCGGacttcttctattttttaagacaaaacaaaattgataaaatttcgcttcataacaaacaaaaaatttacgaCAGCTGTTTGCAGGCAGTGTTGAAAAATATGCTTAGTTTAATTTTGAGCATCTTCAATTGAAGCGGTGAATAGAACGATATTTACAAAGTTTATAAGGCAGTTAAACGTGAATTGATAAATATCAGCTTGACTTCCACTTTTTGTTAGCTGTAAATGGCATtcgttacataaaaaaaatgtttctaaatgctcgtatttattaaatttggttcGTTTGTTCTCCGAGCTTTCAAAAAGCAATGCTTcgcaatataaaaaattaaattagaaaaaatcataattgtTGTAAAGTAAACACAAAGTGAACTAGTtcttttaactaaaaattccGTGAATTGTcacattttgcagcactagcTTGCAAGTGTTGAGCAACTAAAAGTCGCATGCCACCGATAATACATCGAATGTATCGAAATAacacgtgtgtgtgcgttgtcGAATTTTATACCCTTTAATTGTGACTGCAACGAGAACATCGTTGcgagtttttttgttgtagaaggtagaaaatatataaaataaaatcataaaaaagtCTATAAGAATGGCAGAACTGCAACAAATAACTGCTGCCATAGTGCACGAGTATCTGAAAACGACGGACAAAAATCTAGCTAAAGTGTTTGAGCAGAAAGCAAAAGCGGTAAGTTTTTTTGTGTGACATTTTGATTGCAAACATTTTCACTGCAAGCAGTTaatgtgcatacatacatatgtatgcactaGGAGACAGTGTCGGCGAATGTGTACATGTAATCGATAAAATGGTACCATATTTGTTTAAGGCCGCCTACAATAAAAACACACTAATTAAAATGCCGCATGCCGAAAACACGTGTTTCCATTAACCAACAACTTTTTgttctcttttatttatgtatttgaaatttatagcCCACTGTGGGAAAGAACACGCCAAAGTTGACAGATATATTGGCCTTTTATCAAGCTTCAAAGAAACTGCCGCCTGTAAAGAAATATGGATCGGATAGCGACGAGAGCGACGATAGCGATTCATCCGAAGCACCAGCGTCCAAGAAACCAGCAAGCGTGACAAATGGAAATGCTGCCAAATccgctgctgcttcttctagCGACGAAGACAGCGATTCGAAGCCAGCACAGAAGCCAGCTGTAAAGGCATCGCCAGCAAAGAAAACCGCTGCAGCTTCCAGCAGCGAGGACAGTTCCAGTGAGGAAGAAGCAGCTAAACCGGCGGCCAAACCCGCGGCTGCGAAGGCAGCACCTGCCAAGCCCAAATACACCAGCAGCGAGGGCAGCAGTTCTGAGGATGAGGAAGAGCAAAAGAAGCCAGCAGCTGCTGTGGCCAAGTCACCAGCTAAGACAGCTCCAGCCAAGAAGGCAGCTGCATCGTCCAGCAGCGAAGATTCCTCCGATGAGGAGGCACCTGCCAAAAAGGCTGCTCCCGCTGCAAAGCCCACACCTGCTAAAAAGGCAGCCGAATCCAGCAGCGAGGATAGCTCCAGCGATGATGAGCCTGCCAAGAAAgcgccagcagcagctcctgCCAAGCCAGCAGCTAAAAAGGCCGCATCCAGCAGTGAGGACAGCGATTCGGAAGAGGAACAAAAGAAACCAGCGGCTCCTGTGGTCAAGTCACCAGCTAAGGCAGCGCCTGCAAAGAAGGCAGCTGCTTCCAGCAGTGAAGATTCGTCCGATGAGGAAGAACCCCCTAAAAAAGCGGCACCTGTCAAAGCCACGCCAGCCAAGAAAGCTGCAGCCTCCAGTTCTGATTCATCCTCTGAAGAAGATGAGCAGCCAATGAAAGCGGCTGCCAAGCCAGCAGCTGCACCAGCTAAGAAACCAGCGGCCAAGGCTCAATCCGAAGACTCCTCCGAGGATAGCGACAGCTCCGAAGATGAGAAACCTGCTGTCAAACCGGCTGTAAAGAAAACTGCAGCTCCAGCCAAAAAGGAATCATCGTCAGATGACTCCGATGAGGAAGAAAAGGCTAAACCAGCCGCCAAGACTCCTGTCAAGCAAGCTGCGAAAAAGGCGGACAGCAGCTCGGACGACTCTTCCGATGAGGATGAGGCGCCGGCAAAGAAGAAACCCGCTCCGGCTAAAAAGGAAGAAAGCAGCAGCGATGACGATGATTCTGAAGATGACAAACCCAAGAAACAACAGCCAGTGGCCAATGGAGGTGGACAGAAGCGCAAGCTCAGCGGTGGCGATGAACAGGATGAAACGCCTAACAAAAAGTACaacaactttgtcaaatcggGCGAACAAAAGGTAATTTCTTAAACATATATTACAGATCAtgaaaatgattaaatgaaatgattgGTAATACCGATCTTAAGTAGTTAATTCCTTCCGAGTCTGTCTGTTGATCTTAGAGACTACGAATTTCTAcatttaacaacaaacaaatccagaaatcaaaaatatttttatcggTACTAATTGAGGGCAGATTCAGATCAGGaaaattactaaataaaataatttattatacttatCTAAGTAGTTAGTCAGTTTAAATTCCTTGCGAGTCTGTCTGTTGATCTTAAAGATTATTTAGGATTGGGCAGGTAACTTTGATCCTTAATACTTCATACCTTAATATCAAAGTCACTTTTAAAAGAAGCAAGTACTGATTACTAATCCATCACAAGTAGAGGTGCGATTAATGATTGAAATTGCCTGTTTAGTCTATGGATTGTGTTAGTaacttcaaaaatattaatttaattatttaacacaAAATAGAATAATGGTTTTACATCCACGCCcactaataacaacaacaatcagttGAACAACAGCAGTGGTGGAGGTGGAAGTGGACGTCGCAGATCGCCATTCCGGCGAGTGCGTACCGAGGAGGTCCTCGTAGATTCACGCGTTCAGGACATGTCCTTTGAGGCGAAGGTGAGTGCCACAAATGTATTTGAGTGTGGCgcgctgtatgtgtgtgtgtttgggaaTAAAGTGTTGGACATTGTTATCTTTAGTTGACAGCTCTAGGTGGGATTAATCAAGCAGCGGGGTTACACACAAATTAGCAAAAGCGcccaatttaaaatgataacaTAAAACTGAACTCAAATCATTTGTGGCATTTGCCTTTTCGTTATTCCAATTTGTATTTGCCATTTGTAATTGCTTGGCTAATTTGTGTTTAACCTTTTTGCGTTGCTTTCTAGGATGGTGGATTCAAGAAGTTCAACAATGGACCACGTGGACGCGGCGGTTCCGGCTTTGCTGGCCGTCCAGATAGAAGCAAGTGGGAAAGTAACCAAAA
This genomic interval carries:
- the LOC117789041 gene encoding uncharacterized protein LOC117789041; translation: MAEEPSTAPNTPPTPTEETADIFKLNNDCLECIFERLQDLRSEVAFAKVCERFQWICLNRWRSSHAYDYLDMEKWRELLPNYDDLCYFIRQMRPFIKVMNVSSCLCTLLRDLDEMQIYVLPNVTSFYYDPEDMDCYPSDRSIYKMAKMMPNLLRLRLTTPIQGRYLSNFRYLEELHLYEDQHKAYELQQEYLDEICSQLPNLKVLDIRMYDVISKLRLNNCVDYLKNLSILKLNLATLKSVLPNVLKLPALKQLVVLLDTEWSIPPLASVDTFDHKIREVREFYEIMERKAPDIVGFAVDGYYMPLEPGWDADLPIWSHRKLKRLAICSWTHGIDFLERYTCMTNLQMLCLRNWTYLCDDMLLKFIELCPHLHHLDVSYCRELTPNFLHRALNILKQRESTKQRGGFTIVRPLLLYYVLCGFEDYVDLKELKTSPDYKDYIMFMDEFPVSSERGLSFVDRGYQFDFE
- the LOC117789043 gene encoding small integral membrane protein 8 isoform X1 — encoded protein: MSDNPKQKPGEGIRSMRSTSVFRLINFELYTKPNKIIMGIGLAAAAGVFGYIAYMRHKYEDLGYYVAVKEDGREEFIKKKSNWET
- the LOC117789043 gene encoding uncharacterized protein LOC117789043 isoform X2, translated to MGDKQPQNYNAGLPFNVFKRIQAELNTTQNKVLLGLTVAATAGFLGYVTYVRHKYERLGYYLAFREDGSKEFVKRTSNWET
- the LOC117789040 gene encoding eukaryotic translation initiation factor 2A produces the protein MTNTADSERVCVCESLKTMAAAADGAVPTLAIRSSVAVELWSSAGAKQPYEHKPNLPREETKSSRSICFSPDGRYFAYSNGIEVKVLHVPASNTGNANWPVQCQLPRPKAFYLQFSPRGTYLCTWEHYAITKDRPEGAANLLVYDVATGNEVFAIVQKNQTDWQPSWSSDESIFALVVGGEALFYDLAAGAVEGFASPSRKIGGSRGGMLSLGPGSCPPYLAFYTPGAKGAPSMCKLYKYPALGQNQTVACKSFFQADRVDMLWNKRGSGLLLLTSTEVDKSGASYYGNQAVHFMATKGDTCSVPLSKEGPVHCVKWSPKANEFVVVYGFMPSKAALYNLKCDVVFDFGEGPRNCAYFNPFGNLIVLGGFGNLPGAVEVWDVSKREKIANLKCADTTHFEWHPNGEWFVTATTAPRLRISNGFKIYHYSGALLHETLWPQGQELLGIEWQQYADNTFVEPKITKAKHEGIKSSQPEASKKAYTPPHLRLLKEGKNPEKYLPQPTVPGLPAAAPGVGANKNKKRNNNSNKAKGNNNINNSNSNHKREADEATPPDAAASVAAAAPTESQQQQQQQQSTAGGSTVTIGESPRRQAPKQRPLPRHQQQQHQLEQPVEFGTPRHHANSNGNVAYNNNSGGGGGNNNSDKDRKIRSVAKKLSDIKKLKSRQSQGETLELNQLNKIEMEARYLEELKALKLSV